The DNA window TGCCCTGACCGCGGCGACACTGGCAGGCATGGCCGATGCCGCTGATCTGTCCGCGTCCGAGCTCCTCGCCGCCTACGCCGCCAAGCAGCTGTCACCCGTCGAGGCCACGCGAGCGGCACTCGCCCGCATCGAGGCACGCGACCAGGAGCTCAACGCGTTCTGCCTGCTCGACGAGGAAGGCGCCCTCGAAGCAGCGAGAGAGTCCGAACGCCGTTGGCAGCAAGGCGAACCGGACGGCCTGCTCGACGGCGTACCCACCGCGATCAAGGACATCGTCCTCACCCGCGACTGGCCCACACTCCGCGGCTCCCGCACCATCGATCCCCAAGGGCCATGGGAAGAGGACGCCCCCACGGTCGCCAGACTGCGCGAGCACAGGGCGATCTTCGTCGGCAAGACCACCACCCCCGAGCTCGGCTGGAAGGGCGTCACGGACAGCCCGCTCACCGGCATCACGAGGAACCCGCACGACCCCACCAGGACGCCCGGCGGCAGCAGCGGCGGCAGCGCGGTCGCCGTCCAGACCGGCATGGCCGCGCTCGCGATCGGGACCGACGGCGGCGGCTCGATCCGCATCCCCGCGGGCTTCACCGGCGTCGTCGGGTTCAAGCCGACTTTCGGAAGGGTGCCGATCTACCCGCCGTCCGCGTTCGGCACGCTCTCCCACGCCGGTCCGATCGCCCGTACGGTCGAGGACGCCGCCCGCATGCTCGACGTGCTCAGCCGCCCAGACCCGCGCGACTGGTCCGGCCTCCCGCCGACGCAAGGCAGCTACCTCGACGCGCTCACCGAAGGCGTCGAAGGCATGCGCATCGCGTTCAGCCCCACGCTCGGCTACGTCCACAACGACCCGCAGGTCGAGGCGCACGTACGCAAAGCCGCCCACGTCTTCGCCGAACGCGGAGCCGACGTCGACGAGACCGACCCCGGCTTCCACGACCCGATCCGAGCGTTCGAGGTCCTCTGGTACGCCGGCGCGGCAGCCAGCGTCGCCACCATGACCGACGAGCAACGCGAGCTGATCGACGAAGGTCTCGCCGAGATCGCCCACCAGGGCAGCGCACTCACCGCCCTCGACTACCTCGCCGCCACCAAGGAACGCACGGACCTCGGCGAACGCATGGGCCGCTTCCACCAGACGCACGACCTGCTGCTCACCCCGACGCTCCCGATCACCGCGTTCGAAGCCGGCCGAGAGTCCCCCGACGGCGAACGGTGGATGACCTGGACCCCGTTCACCTACCCGTTCAACCTCACCCAGCAGCCCGCCATCTCCGTCCCCTGCGGCCAGGACGCGAACGGCCTCCCCGTAGGCCTGCAGATCGTCGGCGCCCGCCATGCCGAGCGGCAGGTACTCGCGGCGGCAGCGGTCTTCCGCGAAGATGCCGAAGCGAGTACGGTGCGTACCGCTGCGTCTCCGTAGCGTGACCATGGGGGAGGGCCCATGCGCCGACTCGTCGTCGCCGCCACCGCATCCGTCGCCGTCGCGGCCGGGCTGATCACGGCCCCGACCGCCGTCGCGGGCACGTACGCCAAGACAGCGGTCACGATCCAGACGCACGTCGGCCCAGACGAGGCCACGACCTGCGAGATCGAGGCCGACCTGTACGTCCCGGACACCGCGACGAGCCAGAGCAAGCAGCCCGCGATCCTCACCACGCACGGCTTCGGCGGCAGCAAGGCCGACCAGGAGCCGTTCGCGCGCATGCTCGCCCAGCGCGACTACGTCGTGCTCGCGTACTCCGGCCTCGGCTTCGGCGGCAGCCAGTGCAAGATCCACCTCGATGACCCCGACTGGGACGGCAAGGCCGCGAGTCAGCTCGTCGACTACCTCGCGAGCCTCGACGTCGTGGCACTCGACGCGCAAGGCGACCCGAAGGTCGGCATGTTCGGCGGCTCGTACGGCGGCGGTGTGCAGTTCGCCGCGGCCAAGGACGACAAGCGGATCGACGCGCTGATCCCCGTGATCACGTGGAACAACCTCGAGTACGCGCTCGGCCCGAACAACGCCGACTTCGAGGCCGGCGTCACGCCCGACACGTACGGCGTCTTCAAGCGGGTCTGGGCCGACCTGTTCGCGGTGTTCGGCGTGCTGCGCGGGCTCGAGTACGGCCTCGGCGACCCGCGGAGGCTGGTCGGCTGCCCGAACTTCGTCGACCAGGTCTGCCCGACGATCATCCAGGCGAACGTGTTCGGCTACCTCACCCCGGAAGGCCGCGCGCTGCTCAGGCACGCCTCGGTCGCGTCGTTCATCGACGAGATCAAGACGCCCACGTTGCTGATCCAGGGCCAGGACGACACGCTGTTCAACCTCCAGGAAGCGATCGCGACGTACCGCGGCCTCAAGGAGAACGGCACGCCAGTACGGATGATCTGGCAGTCCTGGGGCCACTCCGGCGCCGCGCCAGCGGAAGGCGAGTTCGACCCGTCGATGACGCGCGATCCCGAGACGACGTACCTCGGCCGCCGCGTGCTCGACTGGTTCGCGTTCTGGCTGCGCGACGACGACTCCAAACAGCTCGGCCCGCAGATCGCGTACTTCCGCGACTGGATCGAGTACGACGGGTCGAAGCCCGAAGGAGCCGAACCCGCTTACGGGACAGCGAATCAGTACCCCGTCGGCAGCACGCAGCAGCTCTACCTGTCCGGCAACCGCACGTTGACACCGAACGGGAACGCGATCGTCGCCGGCAAGCAGACGTACGCCAACCTGCCCGCTGGCGTGCCCTCGTCGTACTCCGAGCTGCCGCCGTTCGACCTCGACGCGGCCCCGTTCGACCTCCCCGGCTCGGCCGCGACCTGGACCACGGCGCCGCTGCGAGAGAACGTCCACACCGTCGGCGTCCCCACGCTCGACGTCAAGCTGACCTCGC is part of the Tenggerimyces flavus genome and encodes:
- a CDS encoding S15 peptidase family protein, giving the protein MRRLVVAATASVAVAAGLITAPTAVAGTYAKTAVTIQTHVGPDEATTCEIEADLYVPDTATSQSKQPAILTTHGFGGSKADQEPFARMLAQRDYVVLAYSGLGFGGSQCKIHLDDPDWDGKAASQLVDYLASLDVVALDAQGDPKVGMFGGSYGGGVQFAAAKDDKRIDALIPVITWNNLEYALGPNNADFEAGVTPDTYGVFKRVWADLFAVFGVLRGLEYGLGDPRRLVGCPNFVDQVCPTIIQANVFGYLTPEGRALLRHASVASFIDEIKTPTLLIQGQDDTLFNLQEAIATYRGLKENGTPVRMIWQSWGHSGAAPAEGEFDPSMTRDPETTYLGRRVLDWFAFWLRDDDSKQLGPQIAYFRDWIEYDGSKPEGAEPAYGTANQYPVGSTQQLYLSGNRTLTPNGNAIVAGKQTYANLPAGVPSSYSELPPFDLDAAPFDLPGSAATWTTAPLRENVHTVGVPTLDVKLTSPVASLTQLGGTGGQLVVFAKIYDVAPDGKVELVDRLVSPARIEDVNEPVRIELPGVVHRYEAGNRIRVVLSASDSAYGGNLSVLPVSVKTAAGSVPVLTLPVSGDGRVG
- a CDS encoding amidase, producing the protein MADAADLSASELLAAYAAKQLSPVEATRAALARIEARDQELNAFCLLDEEGALEAARESERRWQQGEPDGLLDGVPTAIKDIVLTRDWPTLRGSRTIDPQGPWEEDAPTVARLREHRAIFVGKTTTPELGWKGVTDSPLTGITRNPHDPTRTPGGSSGGSAVAVQTGMAALAIGTDGGGSIRIPAGFTGVVGFKPTFGRVPIYPPSAFGTLSHAGPIARTVEDAARMLDVLSRPDPRDWSGLPPTQGSYLDALTEGVEGMRIAFSPTLGYVHNDPQVEAHVRKAAHVFAERGADVDETDPGFHDPIRAFEVLWYAGAAASVATMTDEQRELIDEGLAEIAHQGSALTALDYLAATKERTDLGERMGRFHQTHDLLLTPTLPITAFEAGRESPDGERWMTWTPFTYPFNLTQQPAISVPCGQDANGLPVGLQIVGARHAERQVLAAAAVFREDAEASTVRTAASP